A stretch of the Papaver somniferum cultivar HN1 chromosome 6, ASM357369v1, whole genome shotgun sequence genome encodes the following:
- the LOC113289995 gene encoding uncharacterized protein At4g19900-like, with the protein MLRNRRRSRYGVQLCAITAAILLLLSVSVLHSRLGFDRQSSSSSLERTGIDFSQDSDDIDAIVVNPLLEDIQNDATTASTTNSGTTTSNEEEDRIDELDIIDTDDQSKVSDEEEILRGVDFEEESDSDLNNNRFKHSPDYVWDHIVGVTRRAFDKRSIHPWQDSVPFGSYSSNSNSEDDKSKIAFGSDDQPVDENVRRKLDQIRVIEDALLLKTSPLREGWANWFEKKGDFLRRDKMFKSNLENLNPMNNPLLQDPDGVGVTTLTRGDKIMHKALLNEFRKLPVVVKNSFFGNNVKDRDVNVDEMKVNKDRMINQVKGVERRTLDDNGSSNSYDGADNLGSIKRVVAGYENSDSNDERKLNLPNGKEPLKLNVPNGKVNVDSGPIYADGSRWGYFPGLPPHLSFTDFVSEFFRQGKCSLQVFMIWNSPPWMFSVRHQRGLESLLYHHPDACVMVFSETIELDFFRDFVKDGFRIAAAMPNLDELLENTPTHEFVSAWFEWRKTDFYPVHYSELIRIAALYKFGGLYLDSDIVVLKPLASVNNFVSMEDQLSNDSFTGAAMAFKKSSPFIMKCLKEYYETYDDTLLRWNGAELLKRVGKQSSSINNSSNKQLDTSMQPSSLFFSIGRKNITRYFNAPADETEMAEQDILFRRILKESYIFHFWNSVTSTIVPDPGSLVWRILNHFCIRCLDVL; encoded by the exons ATGTTGAGGAATAGGAGACGAAGCCGTTATGGGGTACAATTATGTGCAATCACAGCTGCAATTCTGCTCCTATTATCAGTTTCAGTCCTTCACAGTCGTCTTGGTTTTGATCGGCAATCTTCATCGTCATCTCTAGAACGAACAGGTATAGATTTCTCACAAGATTCAGATGATATTGATGCAATTGTTGTTAATCCATTACTAGAAGACATTCAAAATGATGCTACTACTGCTTCTACTACTAATAGTGGTACTACTACatctaatgaagaagaagatagaattGATGAACTTGATATTATCGATACTGATGATCAATCTAAGGTTTCTGACGAAGAAGAAATACTTAGAGGtgttgattttgaagaagaatctgattctgaTTTGAATAATAATAGATTTAAACATTCTCCTGATTATGTTTGGGATCATATTGTTGGTGTTACTAGAAGAGCTTTTGACAAAAGATCTATTCATCCATGGCAAGATTCAGTTCCATTTGGTTCTTATTCTTCTAATTCTAATTCTGAAGATGATAAGAGCAAGATTGCATTTGGTTCTGATGATCAACCTGTTGATGAGAATGTTAGGCGTAAATTGGATCAGATTAGGGTTATTGAAGATGCATTGTTATTGAAAACATCACCATTGAGAGAAGGTTGGGCAAATTGGTTTGAAAAAAAAGGGGATTTCTTAAGAAGAGATAAAATGTTCAAGTCTAATTTGGAGAATTTAAATCCTATGAATAATCCACTGTTACAAGATCCTGATGGAGTTGGAGTTACAACTCTTACCAGGGGTGACAAGATTATGCACAAGGCGTTGCTGAATGAATTTCGCAAACTTCCTGTTGTTGTGAAGAATTCGTTTTTTGGTAATAATGTCAAGGATAGGGATGTCAATGTAGATGAAATGAAGGTGAATAAAGATAGAATGATTAATCAGGTCAAAGGAGTGGAACGTAGAACATTAGATGACAATGGAAGTAGTAATAGTTATGATGGTGCTGATAATTTAGGTTCCATTAAAAGGGTTGTTGCTGGTTATGAAAATTCAGATTCAAATGATGAGAGGAAGCTCAATCTACCAAACGGAAAGGAGCCACTAAAGCTCAATGTACCAAATGGCAAAGTGAATGTGGATTCGGGGCCTATATACGCTGATGGTTCGAGATGGGGTTATTTTCCCGGCTTGCCTCCCCATCTATCTTTTACTGATTTTGTGTCTGAGTTTTTTAGGCAAGGCAAATGTTCCTTGCAGGTGTTCATGATATGGAATTCTCCGCCTTGGATGTTTAGTGTTCGGCACCAGAGAGGCCTTGAAAGCCTTTTGTACCACCATCCAGATGCTTGTGTTATGGTCTTCTCTGAAACAATTGAACTTGATTTCTTCAGGGACTTCGTGAAAGATGG CTTCAGAATTGCTGCTGCTATGCCAAATCTTGATGAACTGCTGGAGAATACCCCAACTCATGAATTTGTATCAGCTTGGTTTGAATGGAGAAAGACCGATTTCTATCCTGTCCACTATAGTGAGCTTATCCGCATTGCTGCTCTGTACAA ATTTGGAGGCCTCTATCTAGATTCTGACATTGTTGTATTAAAGCCATTAGCTTCAGTTAACAATTTCGTTAGCATGGAGGATCAACTGAGCAATGATTCTTTTACAGGTGCTGCAATGGCATTCAAGAAGTCCAG TCCCTTTATAATGAAGTGTCTAAAAGAATATTATGAGACATACGACGACACCCTCTTAAGATGGAATGGGGCTGAACTTTTGAAAAGAGTAGGCAAACAATCTTCAAGCATAAACAACAGCTCCAACAAACAGCTCGATACAAGTATGCAACCTTCCTCCTTATTCTTCTCTATAGGGCGGAAAAATATCACAAG ATACTTCAATGCACCTGCAGACGAGACTGAAATGGCCGAACAAGATATCCTCTTCAGAAGGATTTTGAAGGAGTCCTACATATTTCATTTTTGGAATAGTGTGACGTCTACCATTGTTCCAGATCCTGGAAGCCTTGTATGGAGAATTCTGAACCACTTCTGCATTCGTTGTCTggatgttctatga